In Saccharomycodes ludwigii strain NBRC 1722 chromosome III, whole genome shotgun sequence, one DNA window encodes the following:
- the URA2 gene encoding bifunctional carbamoylphosphate synthetase/aspartate transcarbamylase (similar to Saccharomyces cerevisiae YJL130C | URA2 | URAcil requiring): protein MTSIIDITPVGPITPPLETTGDRLMTLELKDGVTLQGYSFGADVSSAGELVFQTGMVGYPESITDPSYEGQILVITFPLVGNYGVPDRNLKDDIVEQLPKYFESNRIHVAGLVVAHYTDEYYSHFLANSSLGQWLKSENIPAIYGVDTRALTKHLRDSGSMLGRLCLEANNVVDKSLATSCEWQKCFEVPDWVDPNVQNLVASVSTKTPQLYLPPDEIKKQINPQTGKTLRILAIDVGMKYNQIRCFVKRGVELLVVPWDYDFTKEYYDGLFISNGPGDPSVLTELSSRLSHTLESHKTPIFGICLGHQLLARAAGASTLKLKFGNRGHNIPCTSTISGRCYITSQNHGFAVNVDTLPSGWKPLFVNANDGSNEGIYHTELPYFSVQFHPESTPGPRDTEFLFDVFINSVLEHKQSKGLLKQVEFPGGKLEDNLKMHPRVNAKKVLVLGSGGLSIGQAGEFDYSGSQAIKALKEEGIYTILINPNIATIQTSKGLADKVYFLPVNAEFVRKVILHERPDAIYVTFGGQTALSVGIEMKDEFEALGVKVLGTPIQTVITTEDRELFANALDEINEKYAKSQAASNIEEALEAVKKIGFPVIVRAAYALGGLGSGFASNEKELIDLCNVAFASSPQVLVERSMKGWKEIEYEVVRDAYDNCITVCNMENFDPLGIHTGDSIVVAPSQTLSDEDYNMLRTTAVNVIRHLGVVGECNIQYALNPFSKEYCIIEVNARLSRSSALASKATGYPLAFIAAKLGLNIPLNEVKNAVTKSTCACFEPSLDYCVVKMPRWDLKKFTRVSTLLSSSMKSVGEVMSVGRTFEEAMQKAIRSTEYSNLGFNAVDLDIDVDHELQNPSDLRIFAIANAFAKLHYSVEKVWELTRIDKWFLNKLFNLNKFGNILASYGVKEKLPATILKQAKQLGFDDRQIAKFLNSNEVAIRRLRKEHGITPFVKQIDTVAAEFPAHTNYLYLTYNASSHDLEFNDNGVMVLGSGVYRIGSSVEFDWCAVTAVRTLRKNNIKTIMVNYNPETVSTDYDEADRLYFETINLERIMDIYEVENSSGVLISMGGQTSNNIAMSLHRENVKILGTSPEMIDSAENRYKFSRMLDQIGVDQPAWKELTSIDEAESFAENVGYPVLVRPSYVLSGAAMNTVYSKDDLASYLNQAVEVSREYPVVITKYIENAKEIEMDAVARDGDLVMHVVSEHVENAGVHSGDATLIVPPQDLDPETVRRIVVATAKIGKALKITGPYNIQFIAKNNEIKVIECNVRASRSFPFISKVVGVNLIEMATKVIMGLPVVPYPTQKLPDDYVAIKVPQFSFPRLAGADPVLGVEMASTGEVAAFGHSKYEAYLKSLLATGFKLPKRNILLSIGSYKEKQEMLPSVKKLYELGFKLFATAGTADFISEHGVPVQYLEVLDEDEDEKKEYSLTQHLAQNMIDLYINLPSANRFRRPASYVSKGYRTRRMAVDYSVPLVTNVKCAKLLIEALSRHLNLDVSERDCQTSHRTVTIPGLINFATFVPNISNAVEGPAELKETTRLLLEAGFTYAQFLPLSKSQGPIVNDSHSLVVCNSVVSDSAYTDFSFLVSATANNVDDIASCAPKVNGLFLPSRELSGKVGLISEHLKNWPANKQVISDAKTADLASVLLLASLQNRSIHITGVSNKEDLALIQTVKEKQTQVTCDVNIHSLFISRDEYPEAACLPDEEDQKYFWNNLSAIDCFSVGSLPAIIATVTCNEVSTGLGIKEALPLLLSAVTDGRLTVDDIVLRLHDNPCKIFNIPDQKSEVELDLDFTFRSVKRWSPYTKGGLTGGVERVLSNEETVVLSGDLFSPEPSGKLLMASTAAAAAAVASTNDGRRFSSDIVQAPSSGNRKRFSFSNERRYSVLSSESVDELAIDEEEPPLEQKLMSSRPPKELAAPGVIQQLIRSNNPFLNRNILSVNQFKRSDFHALFAVAQELRSAVEREGVLDVMKGRLLTTIFYEPSTRTSSSFIAAMERLGGRTVNINTSASSVKKGETLQDTIRTLASYCDAIVLRHPDEMSAHIAAKYSPVPILNGGNGSREHPSQAFLDLFTIREELGTVNGITVTFMGDLKFGRPVHSLCRLLQHYQVRINLVSPKELQLPSALTKELSDAGKLGIVSNILTEEIISKSDVLYCTRVQQERFEKPEEYERLKDTYIVDNKILSHAKQNMIVMHPLPRVNEIREEVDYDHRAAYFRQMRYGLFVRMALLAMVIGVDL from the coding sequence ATGACAAGCATTATAGATATTACACCCGTTGGTCCCATTACCCCACCATTGGAAACCACCGGTGATCGTTTGATGACTttagaattaaaagatGGTGTTACTTTACAAGGTTATTCATTTGGTGCTGACGTTTCAAGCGCTGGTGAATTAGTTTTTCAAACCGGTATGGTTGGTTATCCTGAATCAATTACAGACCCATCTTATGAGGGCCAAATATTGGTTATTACATTTCCATTGGTTGGTAATTATGGTGTTCCAGACCGTAACTTAAAGGATGACATTGTTGAACAACTAcctaaatattttgaaagtaATAGAATTCATGTTGCTGGTTTAGTGGTTGCTCATTATACTGACGAATACTATTCTCATTTCTTGGCTAACTCTTCTTTGGGCCAATGGTTGAAATCAGAAAATATCCCTGCTATTTATGGTGTGGATACTAGAGCTTTGACCAAGCATTTGAGGGATTCGGGTTCCATGTTGGGTAGATTATGTTTAGAAGCCAACAACGTTGTTGATAAATCACTCGCTACCTCTTGTGAATGGCAAAAATGCTTTGAAGTTCCTGATTGGGTTGATCCAAACGTTCAAAATTTGGTTGCCAGCGTTTCCACCAAGACTCCACAGTTGTATTTACCACCAGATgagataaaaaaacaaattaaccCTCAAACTGGCAAGACTCTTAGAATTTTGGCTATTGATGTCGGTATGAAATATAACCAAATTCGTTGTTTTGTCAAACGTGGTGTTGAATTGTTAGTTGTTCCTTGGGATTATGATTTTACAAAGGAATACTATGATGGCCTGTTTATCTCTAACGGTCCAGGTGATCCAAGTGTTTTAACCGAGTTAAGCAGTAGATTATCTCATACCTTGGAATCACACAAGACTCCAATTTTCGGTATCTGTTTAGGTCACCAACTTTTAGCTCGTGCTGCTGGGGCTTCTACTTTGAAGTTAAAATTCGGTAATAGAGGTCATAACATTCCATGTACTTCTACAATTTCAGGCAGATGTTACATCACTTCTCAAAACCATGGTTTCGCTGTTAATGTTGACACTTTACCTAGTGGATGGAAGCCATTATTTGTTAATGCCAACGATGGTTCTAATGAAGGTATTTATCACACTGAACTACCATATTTTTCCGTCCAATTTCACCCTGAATCTACTCCGGGTCCAAGAGATACtgaatttttgtttgatgTTTTCATTAACAGTGTGTTGGAGCATAAACAATCAAAAggtttattaaaacaagtTGAGTTCCCTGGTGGCAAGTTGGAagataatttgaaaatgcATCCAAGAGTCAACGCCAAGAAAGTTTTAGTTTTGGGTTCTGGTGGTTTATCTATTGGTCAGGCTGGTGAATTTGATTATTCAGGCTCTCAAGCGATTAAAGCTTTGAAAGAAGAAGGTATCTACACTATTTTGATTAATCCTAATATTGCCACAATTCAGACATCTAAGGGGTTGGCAGACAAAGTCTATTTCTTACCTGTCAATGCTGAATTTGTTAGAAAAGTGATTTTGCATGAGCGCCCAGATGCCATTTATGTTACCTTCGGTGGCCAAACCGCTTTGTCTGTTGGTATCGAGATGAAAGATGAATTCGAAGCCTTGGGTGTTAAAGTTTTGGGTACTCCTATTCAGACTGTCATTACTACTGAAGATCGTGAGCTATTTGCCAATGCTTTAGATGAAatcaatgaaaaatatgcCAAGTCTCAAGCCGCCTCTAATATCGAAGAAGCCTTAGAAGCTGTTAAGAAAATTGGTTTCCCAGTTATTGTTAGAGCTGCCTATGCTTTGGGTGGTTTAGGATCAGGGTTTGCTTCAAACGAAAAAGAATTGATCGACTTGTGCAATGTTGCATTTGCTTCTTCTCCTCAGGTTTTGGTCGAAAGATCCATGAAGGGCTGGAAAGAAATTGAGTATGAGGTTGTTCGTGATGCTTATGATAACTGTATTACCGTTTGTAACATGGAAAATTTTGATCCTTTGGGTATTCATACTGGTGACtccattgttgttgctcCTTCCCAGACTTTGTCTGACGAAGACTACAACATGTTGAGAACTACTGCCGTCAATGTCATTAGACACTTAGGTGTTGTTGGTGAATGTAATATTCAGTACGCTTTAAATCCGTTTAGTAAAGAGTACTGTATTATTGAAGTTAATGCCCGTTTGTCGCGTTCTTCCGCTTTGGCTTCTAAAGCTACCGGTTATCCGTTAGCTTTTATTGCTGCTAAATTGGGTTTGAATATACCATTGAATGAAGTCAAGAATGCAGTTACCAAATCTACATGTGCTTGCTTTGAACCTTCTTTGGACTACTGTGTTGTTAAAATGCCAAGATGGGATTTGAAAAAGTTCACCAGAGTGTCTACTTTGCTATCTTCTTCTATGAAGTCTGTGGGTGAAGTTATGAGCGTTGGTAGAACTTTTGAAGAGGCGATGCAAAAGGCTATCAGATCCACCGAATATAGTAATTTGGGTTTTAATGCTGTTGATTTGGATATTGACGTTGACCATGAATTGCAAAATCCATCTGATCTACGTATTTTCGCCATTGCTAACGCTTTTGCTAAACTACACTACTCTGTGGAAAAAGTATGGGAGTTGACCCGTATTGATAAGtggtttttaaataaacttttcaaCTTGAATAAATTTGGTAACATTTTAGCTTCTTATGGGGTTAAAGAGAAATTGCCAGctacaattttaaaacaagcCAAGCAGTTAGGATTCGACGATAGGCAAATTGCcaagtttttaaattccAACGAAGTTGCTATTCGTCGTTTGAGAAAAGAACATGGCATTACACCATTTGTTAAACAGATTGATACAGTCGCCGCTGAATTTCCAGCCCATACCAATTACTTGTATTTGACGTATAACGCTTCCTCGCATGATTTGGaatttaatgataatggtGTTATGGTTTTAGGTTCTGGTGTTTACAGAATTGGTTCATCTGTTGAGTTTGATTGGTGTGCAGTTACTGCTGTTAGAACATTGCGtaaaaataacatcaaGACGATTATGGTCAACTATAATCCAGAAACTGTTTCCACTGACTACGATGAGGCCGATAGGTTGTACTTTGAAACCATTAACTTGGAGAGAATTATGGATATTTACGAAGTTGAAAACTCATCCGGTGTCTTGATTTCCATGGGTGGACAAACTTCCAACAACATTGCCATGTCTTTACACAGAGAAAATGTGAAGATTTTGGGTACTTCTCCGGAGATGATTGACTCTGCTGAAAACCGTTACAAGTTTTCTCGTATGTTGGATCAGATCGGTGTTGACCAACCGGCTTGGAAAGAATTGACTTCTATTGATGAAGCTGAATCCTTTGCTGAAAATGTTGGTTACCCAGTTTTGGTTCGTCCATCTTACGTTTTATCTGGTGCTGCTATGAACACTGTTTATTCTAAGGATGATTTGGCTTCTTATTTGAACCAAGCTGTTGAAGTTTCGCGCGAGTATCCAGTTGTTATTACcaaatatattgaaaatgcaaaagaaattgaaatgGATGCTGTTGCTAGAGATGGTGACTTGGTTATGCATGTTGTCTCAGAACATGTTGAAAATGCCGGTGTTCATTCTGGTGATGCTACTTTGATTGTTCCCCCACAGGATTTGGATCCAGAAACTGTTCGTAgaattgttgttgctacTGCCAAAATTGGTAAAGCTTTAAAGATTACTGGTCCTTACAACATTCAATTTATTGCTAAAAATAACGAAATCAAGGTCATTGAATGTAACGTTCGTGCCTCTCGTTCTTTCCCATTCATCTCCAAAGTTGTTGGTGTCAATTTGATCGAAATGGCTACTAAGGTTATTATGGGTTTACCTGTTGTTCCATATCCAACTCAGAAATTACCTGATGATTATGTTGCCATTAAGGTTCCACAATTTTCCTTCCCACGTTTGGCTGGTGCGGATCCTGTTTTGGGGGTTGAGATGGCTTCTACTGGTGAAGTTGCTGCTTTTGGCCACTCCAAATACGAAGCTTATTTGAAATCTTTGTTAGCTACCGGATTCAAATTACCAAAGAGgaatattttgttatcCATTGGTTCTTATAAGGAAAAACAGGAAATGCTACCATCCGTTAAGAAGTTGTATGAACTAGGTTTCAAATTATTTGCCACTGCTGGTACTGctgattttatttctgaACATGGTGTTCCAGTTCAATACTTGGAAGTCTTGGACGaggatgaagatgaaaagaaagaatacTCCTTGACTCAGCATTTGGCTCAAAATATGATTGATTTATATATCAACTTGCCATCTGCCAATAGATTCCGTCGTCCCGCTTCATATGTTTCCAAGGGTTACAGAACACGTCGTATGGCCGTTGATTACTCTGTTCCATTGGTTACCAATGTCAAGTGTGCTAAATTGTTGATTGAGGCTTTGTCTAGACATTTGAACTTGGACGTTTCTGAACGTGATTGTCAAACTTCTCATAGAACAGTTACTATTCCGGGTTTGATTAACTTTGCTACATTTGTACCAAATATTTCGAATGCTGTTGAAGGTCCAGCCGAACTGAAGGAAACCACCAGGTTATTGTTGGAAGCCGGGTTTACTTATGCACAATTTTTACCGCTTTCAAAATCGCAAGGTCCAATTGTAAATGATTCACATTCGTTGGTTGTTTGTAATTCCGTTGTCAGCGATTCTGCTTACACggatttttcctttttggtTTCTGCTACTGCGAACAATGTTGATGATATTGCATCCTGTGCTCCAAAGGTCAACGGGTTGTTTTTGCCATCCAGAGAATTGTCTGGGAAGGTGGGATTAATCTCTGAGCATTTGAAAAACTGGCCAGCCAATAAACAGGTCATTTCGGATGCTAAAACTGCCGATTTGGCCTCTGTTTTATTGTTAGCTTCTTTGCAAAACAGATCTATTCATATTACCGGTGTTTCTAACAAGGAGGACTTGGCTTTAATTCAAACTGTCAAAGAGAAACAAACACAAGTTACCTGTGACGTTAATATTCATTCTTTGTTTATTTCTAGGGATGAGTATCCAGAAGCTGCGTGCTTACCGGATGAAGAGGACCAAAAGTACTTTTGGAATAACTTGAGTGCCATTGACTGTTTCTCCGTTGGTTCTTTGCCAGCAATCATTGCCACAGTCACCTGCAACGAAGTTTCTACCGGTTTAGGCATTAAAGAAGCTTTGCCATTGTTGTTATCCGCTGTTACAGATGGTAGGTTAACAGTTGATGATATTGTTTTACGTTTGCATGATAATCCatgcaaaatatttaatattccGGATCAAAAGAGTGAAGTTGAGTTAGATTTAGATTTCACATTTAGATCTGTCAAGAGATGGTCACCCTACACCAAAGGTGGGTTGACCGGCGGTGTTGAGCGTGTTTTGAGTAATGAGGAGACCGTTGTTTTAAGCGGAGACTTGTTTTCCCCTGAGCCTAGTGGTAAGTTGTTAATGGCATCCACTGCAGCTGCAGCCGCAGCCGTTGCCTCTACAAATGATGGAAGGAGATTTTCTTCTGACATTGTGCAGGCACCAAGTTCTGGAAACAGAAAAaggttttctttttccaatGAAAGACGCTACTCTGTGTTGAGCTCCGAAAGTGTTGATGAACTTGCTATAGATGAGGAAGAACCACCTTTAGAACAGAAGTTAATGTCCTCGAGACCACCAAAAGAATTGGCTGCTCCAGGCGTGATCCAGCAATTGATCCGCAGTAATAATCCATTTTTGAATAGAAACATTTTGTCGGTTAATCAATTTAAGCGTTCTGATTTCCATGCTTTGTTTGCTGTTGCCCAAGAATTGAGATCTGCTGTTGAAAGAGAGGGTGTCTTGGATGTGATGAAAGGTCGTCTTTTGACAACTATATTTTATGAACCTTCAACCCGTActtcatcttcttttatTGCTGCTATGGAACGTTTAGGTGGTAGAACTGTTAACATTAACACTTCTGCTTCTTCTGTTAAGAAGGGTGAAACTTTACAAGATACAATCAGGACCTTGGCTTCTTACTGTGATGCTATTGTTTTACGTCATCCAGATGAGATGTCTGCTCATATTGCTGCTAAGTATTCTCCAGTTCCTATTCTTAATGGTGGGAATGGGTCTCGTGAACACCCAAGTCAGGCTTTCTTGGACTTGTTTACCATTCGTGAGGAACTAGGTACTGTTAATGGTATTACTGTTACTTTTATGGgagatttaaaatttggtaGACCGGTTCACTCTTTATGTCGTTTGTTGCAACATTATCAAGTTAGAATTAATTTGGTTTCTCCTAAGGAACTACAGTTGCCAAGTGCTTTAACAAAGGAATTGAGCGATGCTGGTAAATTGGGTATTGTCAGTAACATTTTAACGGAGGAAATTATTTCTAAGAGTGATGTTTTGTACTGCACTAGAGTCCAACAAGAAAGATTTGAGAAACCAGAAGAATACGAACGTCTAAAGGATACTTATATTGTTGATAACAAGATTTTATCCCATGCTAAACAAAATATGATTGTCATGCATCCATTACCTCGTGTTAATGAGATTAGAGAAGAAGTTGATTATGATCATCGTGCTGCTTACTTTAGACAAATGAGGTATGGATTGTTTGTTAGAATGGCTTTATTAGCTATGGTTATTGGTGTTGATTTATGA